The genomic segment AAGGTTCAGGTCGGTGAGCAGCTTGACCGCAAGGCTTTCAAACTTGTTGGTGACTACCGCATAACGCACGCCCATGGCATCGAGTTGGTCCAACAGGTCGAGCGCGCCGTCGAACGGGCGGCTGTGGACCGAGACATTGGCTTCATAATAGCTAAGCATCTGGCGATAGAGCGGACGGAAATCGTCGCCCGGTATGCCGCCCGTTGCCTCCAGCCCCTGTTGCAGCATCAGCTTTGCACCGCCGCCAATATGCTGCTTCACCGTTTCGGTGGAGAGCAGCGGTCGCCCCACGCTGTCCAGCACATGGTTGACCGCCGCAGTCAGGTCGCCGCTGGTGTCGACGAGCGTACCGTCGAGATCGAATCCGATAATGTCGAAAGGAATACTCAAACCTAATCTCCTTAATCCGTTCCTGTCGAGCGTAGTCGAGACACCGCGAGAGCGCGCCTAACTTATTGGTATCTCGACTTCGCTCGATACGAACGGGATTGAATATGTTGAGGTAAATGGAGCGTTGTTCTGGAAACCGCAACAATTTGCTGGCATGAGGCGGCGCATGACACAGATCGCCGCCATCATTCTCGCCGCGGGCAAAGGCACCCGCATGAAATCCGACCTGCACAAGGTGCTACACCCCATCGCGGGCCGCCCTATGCTGATGCACCTGATGGACGCGGTCGACGCGTTGAATCCGGCCAAGAAGGTCGTAGTCGTCGGCAGCGGCAAGGAACAGTTGGAAGCTGCGCTGGCAGGATCGGCAGAACTGGCCGTGCAGGAACCGCAACATGGTACCGGTCATGCGGTCCAGCAGGCCGAAGCGGCATTGGCGGGTTTTGAGGGCGACGTCCTGATTCTCTACGGCGACGTGCCTTTTGTCCCCACATCCACAATGCAGATGATGATTGACCGGCTGAACGCCGACGACGATCCCGCCGTCGTCGTTCTGGGCTTTGAACCGGAAGATACGCAAGCCTATGGCCGCATCGTCACGCAGAATGACCGGATTGAATGGATGGTCGAGCACAAGGACGCGACCGAAGCGCAGCGGGCGACAAAGCTGTGCAACAGCGGCCTGATGGCGGTGAAGGCAAAGGATCTCTTCCCTCTTTTGGCGCGGGTCACCAACGAGAATGCGGCGGGCGAGTATTATCTGGTCGACATCGTCAACATCGCGACGCAGGACGGACGCCATTGCTATGTCGTCAAGACCGACCCCTATGACGTAACCGGCATCAATAGCCGCGGTGAACTCGCCGCGATGGAGGGCGAGTGGCAGGCACGGCGCCGTGTGCAGGCCATGGTGGACGGCGCGAGCCTGATTGCGCCCGACACGGTCTGGTTTTCCTGGGACACCAAGCTGGGCCGCGATGTGCTGATTGAGCCAAACGTCTTTTTTGGCCCCGGCGTGACGGTCGCCGACAATGTAAAAATCCGCGCCAACTGCCATATTGAGGGCGCGACCATCG from the Sphingorhabdus lacus genome contains:
- a CDS encoding HAD hydrolase-like protein, translated to MSIPFDIIGFDLDGTLVDTSGDLTAAVNHVLDSVGRPLLSTETVKQHIGGGAKLMLQQGLEATGGIPGDDFRPLYRQMLSYYEANVSVHSRPFDGALDLLDQLDAMGVRYAVVTNKFESLAVKLLTDLNLAHRMVCILGADTLGKENAKPSGAPIFEMVKRGQALGAGGRAAYIGDSIYDVMAAKNANVPSIAVSFGFLHGPVEEMGADAIIDHFDELLPALRNLG
- the glmU gene encoding bifunctional UDP-N-acetylglucosamine diphosphorylase/glucosamine-1-phosphate N-acetyltransferase GlmU; this encodes MTQIAAIILAAGKGTRMKSDLHKVLHPIAGRPMLMHLMDAVDALNPAKKVVVVGSGKEQLEAALAGSAELAVQEPQHGTGHAVQQAEAALAGFEGDVLILYGDVPFVPTSTMQMMIDRLNADDDPAVVVLGFEPEDTQAYGRIVTQNDRIEWMVEHKDATEAQRATKLCNSGLMAVKAKDLFPLLARVTNENAAGEYYLVDIVNIATQDGRHCYVVKTDPYDVTGINSRGELAAMEGEWQARRRVQAMVDGASLIAPDTVWFSWDTKLGRDVLIEPNVFFGPGVTVADNVKIRANCHIEGATIGSGCEVGPFARLRPGTVLEEKAKIGNFVETKKAHLGKGAKANHLTYLGDATIGAGANIGAGTITCNYDGYFKYQTVIGEGAFIGSNSALIAPVKIGRDAIVAAGSAVSRDVADGDLRMVRAEQLVKPGWADRFHDTMRKKKAEKK